The genome window TTCCAGAAGGATTTTATTCCTTTTATGATGAAATCTTATCGGGCGACTTTAGCATTTCTGATTAAAGGGAAAAGAGCATATTATGTTATTGGTTCAACAATATTCCTGTTATTCTTCACCTTTTTCTTCATGTCTGTCAGATCTCCAAAAGTGGTGTTCTTTCCCGAAGGAGATCCAGATGTTATTATGACCTATTTGGTACTGCCATCAGGAACAGATTTGGACGTCACTGACTCCTTTACACGTGTTGTCGAAGGAAGAGTATATGAAGTTTTAGGGAAAGATAATCCAGATATTGAATCGGTTATTACCAATGTGGCTGTAAATGCTGGAGAAAGTGTTTTTGAACGAAGCACACAATCTAAATTAGCCAAACTGACCATTACATTTAAAGAATATAAATACCGTATTGGAAAATCATCAACATCTTATATTGAAGAATTAAGAGATAATTTGAAGGATATTGCCGGAGTTGATATTACAGTAGCCAAGCAAGCAATGGGTCCTCCAACTGGCAAACCAATAAATCTTGAAGTAAGTGGTGAGAAGTATGAAGAAATCGTACCAATTGTTGATCGATTAATTCATCATATTGACTCTTTGAATATATCTGGTATCGAAAAGCTTAAGACTGATTTAGACGCCAACAATCCGGAGATTATAATTAATGTAGATCGTACAAAAGCAAATAAATTAGGTTTAAATACTGCCTATATTGGGATGGTATTGCGAAATGCACTATTTGGTCAAGATGTTTCTACATACAGAGAAGGTGAGGATGAATATACTATTAGTATGCGCCTTAAAGAAAAGTATAGAGACGACCTTGACGCTTTAATGAGTATGACAATTATGGTGCCTGGGGGGCAAAATGGTGCCATGCGTGAAATACCTATATCAGCAGTTGCATCTGTCGAAAGAAGTACATCTTTTGGAGGCATTGTGCGCAAAGATCATAAACGTGTTGTAACTGTATATTCAAATGTTCTTGAAGGATACAATGCCAATGAAATTGTACAACGTATTGATGCCTCTTTAGTTGATTTTGATTTACCCAAAGGTTATACGACTACTTTTACAGGAGAGCAGCAAGACCAGAACGAGAATGCAGGATTTTTGATGGGCGCATTTTTGATAGCCATTGTTTTGATTTTTGTCATTCTTGTTATCCAGTTTAATTCTATCTCAAAACCAATTATCATTCTAACTCAAATTATATTTAGTTTGATTGGTGTTCTTCTTGGGCTGTCAGTATTTGGATTAGATATCTCAATAATTATGTCGGGATTGGGAATAATAGCGGTTGCTGGTATTGTTGTTAAGAATGGAATTATACTAATTGATTATGCTGAGATTCAAATAGCAAAAGGCGGAGATAGGCGTGAGGCTGTTATTGAAGCCAGTGCAACTCGTTTAACACCTGTCATTTTGACCGCTGCTTCCACTATTTTAGGTTTGCTTCCTTTGGCCATTGGTGTTAACATCGATTTTACCTCATTCTTTACTACACTTGATCCAGACATCTATTTTGGTGGGCCAACTGCGGCTTTTTGGAAACCATTGGCATGGTCCATTATTTTTGGATTATCTTTTGCAACTTTCTTAACGCTTGTTGTAGTGCCATCCATGTTAGCGTTGGCAAAAAAGAAAAAAGAGGAGATTGAACCAATACAAGTAGAAAGTTAGAATCATTGATAGATCAAGATAAAAGAAAGTTAAGAGATGGGTTTTTATTATCCATCTCTTTTCTTTTAATATTATGGATCATTAAACTGATAGAAATTACATTCAATATCAGTTTTTCAAGTCAGGGTCTCGTACCAAGAGACCTCTCGTCTTGGCCTGGACTGTTTTTTACACCTCTCTTGCATGCCGACCTGCTTCATTTGTTCAACAATTCCGTTCCCTTGTTTGTGGCTATAATTGGGATCATGTATTTTTACCGAAAATCAGCTCTTTTTATCATGGCTTCAAGTTGGCTGGTTACAAATGTTTTGGTTTGGATTTTCGCTAAAGGTGGATATCATATTGGAGCCAGTGGGTTGGTTTATGCTTATATCTCCTTTTTGTTTTTTGGTGGA of Bacteroidota bacterium contains these proteins:
- a CDS encoding efflux RND transporter permease subunit → MKQRKFPLTNFAVNNRTTIYFFTVVLIIFGVISYNNTPKESFPEVVFPYYSIVSIYPGTSPSDIENLVTRPIEKQVKSVDGVKSIESKSLQDFSLVFVEFETNVNPDDAYRDINEAVDKSKSDLPTGLISDPEVSAINVSEFPILYINLSGDLSLNKLKDYADILQDDIEGLEEITRVDIVGALEREFQINLDLYKMQAAGLSFDRISQAVAFENMSISSGQLHSGGTQQTLRIIGEFTSIEDLQNIMLMDGIYLKDIADVKDGYADAESYSRINGENVITLNVVKKTGKNLIEAVDKIEIILKDFQADASPNLSVITSGDQSTMTENNVSNLFNTIILGFLIVVLVLMFFMGIDNALFVAVAIPLSMLIAFIFVNAVGFTMNMVVLMAFILVLGIVVDNSIVVVENIYRHYMTTPNLAIAPAAKMATAEVAGPVLAGTLTTIAPFFPLMFWPGVVGEFMVYIPVTIIMALTASMIVAYFMNPVFAVSFMKYRKEGQIVINHKKNIIAAIVVVMVVIFSYIVKLNFIGNLLAFIFLMYLSVRYVLMAMIRRFQKDFIPFMMKSYRATLAFLIKGKRAYYVIGSTIFLLFFTFFFMSVRSPKVVFFPEGDPDVIMTYLVLPSGTDLDVTDSFTRVVEGRVYEVLGKDNPDIESVITNVAVNAGESVFERSTQSKLAKLTITFKEYKYRIGKSSTSYIEELRDNLKDIAGVDITVAKQAMGPPTGKPINLEVSGEKYEEIVPIVDRLIHHIDSLNISGIEKLKTDLDANNPEIIINVDRTKANKLGLNTAYIGMVLRNALFGQDVSTYREGEDEYTISMRLKEKYRDDLDALMSMTIMVPGGQNGAMREIPISAVASVERSTSFGGIVRKDHKRVVTVYSNVLEGYNANEIVQRIDASLVDFDLPKGYTTTFTGEQQDQNENAGFLMGAFLIAIVLIFVILVIQFNSISKPIIILTQIIFSLIGVLLGLSVFGLDISIIMSGLGIIAVAGIVVKNGIILIDYAEIQIAKGGDRREAVIEASATRLTPVILTAASTILGLLPLAIGVNIDFTSFFTTLDPDIYFGGPTAAFWKPLAWSIIFGLSFATFLTLVVVPSMLALAKKKKEEIEPIQVES
- a CDS encoding rhomboid family intramembrane serine protease — translated: MIDQDKRKLRDGFLLSISFLLILWIIKLIEITFNISFSSQGLVPRDLSSWPGLFFTPLLHADLLHLFNNSVPLFVAIIGIMYFYRKSALFIMASSWLVTNVLVWIFAKGGYHIGASGLVYAYISFLFFGGAFSNNRNLLGLSLVLIFAYGTMIWGIFPVENNVSWESHLIGGVVGMAYALIYRKKSIPPKKFDWEDEDDIEDMTDEDINKLIEEKRAIRYQFIPKEKS